One region of Haladaptatus cibarius D43 genomic DNA includes:
- a CDS encoding DsrE family protein produces the protein MMGNHSRRRFLELAGTGTAVALAGCSGGPSGTATTDATSTDAGTETSQETTETATETTEEAEPEVSTMSTVFHFSSGESHQNHAVANVANLVNDGTTEVETAELIANGQGIRLVTVDSSVADKVKSLVQQGVKFKACQNSMNAFNFSEDDLIDGVETVPAGVGELTKLQAKENYAYIKTP, from the coding sequence CGCCGTCGCCCTCGCAGGGTGTTCTGGCGGGCCGAGTGGAACCGCTACGACGGACGCTACCAGCACGGATGCCGGAACCGAAACCAGTCAGGAAACCACAGAAACGGCCACCGAGACGACCGAAGAAGCCGAACCAGAAGTATCCACGATGAGTACCGTCTTCCATTTCAGCAGTGGCGAATCGCACCAAAACCACGCAGTCGCAAACGTTGCGAACCTCGTAAACGACGGGACGACCGAGGTCGAAACCGCCGAACTGATCGCCAACGGACAGGGTATCCGACTCGTGACCGTGGATTCCTCCGTTGCGGACAAGGTAAAATCGCTGGTACAGCAGGGAGTGAAATTCAAAGCCTGCCAGAACAGCATGAACGCGTTCAACTTCTCTGAAGACGACCTGATAGACGGTGTCGAAACCGTTCCAGCAGGCGTCGGCGAACTCACAAAACTACAAGCAAAAGAGAACTACGCCTACATCAAGACGCCTTAG